A single window of Nicotiana sylvestris chromosome 5, ASM39365v2, whole genome shotgun sequence DNA harbors:
- the LOC138868684 gene encoding uncharacterized protein, which yields MVRDLARGEVDPKYIAWFGKRFQIPERPAKRPNVQQFTDGAQVQWDWLTKENEYRAKISLLERRVMELQFEKGVQAAADKGEKKKLAQENEALKAQIQKMKIAARNPESSRADKILISGLKKKALEYQEDLEKSEAGLAKIREKWTKKAEERAWFVQQMKRNYERTITILRRKIATLENEAVKQAKDFKADREHYYDLMAQMEEGMQ from the coding sequence TTGCCTGGTTCGGCAAAAGATTCCAGATCCCCGagaggcccgcaaagagacccaatgtccaacaattcactgatggggcacaggtgcaatgggactggctgaccaaagaaaatgagtatagggCCAAAATAAGCCTATTGGAAAGgcgagtcatggagcttcagtttGAAAAGGGTGTCCAAGCCGCTGCagacaagggagaaaagaaaaaactagctcaggaaaatgaggccctcaaagctcagatccagaagatgaaaatagctgccagaAACCCGGAAAGTAGCCGGGCTGATAAAATACTCATAAGcggtctgaaaaagaaagccctcgagtatcaagaagacctggaaaaatctgaAGCTGGTCTAGCGAAAATCCGGGAAAAATGgacaaagaaggcagaagagcgggcatggtttgtgcaacaaatgaagaggaacTATGAAAGGACCATCACTATCCTAAGAAGAAAGATAGCCACTCTCGAGAATGAGGCAGTCAAGcaggctaaagatttcaaagctgataGGGAGCACTATTATGACctgatggctcagatggaggaaggaatgcagtag